The Agromyces sp. LHK192 genome includes a window with the following:
- a CDS encoding LLM class flavin-dependent oxidoreductase, with protein sequence MTASPALSVLDLVPVRTGQTSADAVAASLALAQAADRLGYERYWFAEHHNMPAVASTTPPVLIAATVARTERIRVGSGGVMLPNHAPLVVAEQFAALEAIAPGRIDLGIGRAPGSDPVITQLLRISGPTADVDRFPDHVSDIMSLLSPDGATLRLTSGREYAITATPAASDVPTVWLLGSSDYSAKLAAELGLPYVFAYHFSGDGLERALELYRSEYRPSEAHPEPRTMLPVNASVAPTVEEANDRALPHLRSMARLRSNRPMRPLETIEEALAAPRDSIGEELIAGMRRRWIIGDAAGAAAEVRALAARAGVDEVMISPIAGAHDGEPADAAPGRVQTLALLAGELG encoded by the coding sequence ATGACCGCTTCGCCCGCCCTCTCCGTCCTCGACCTCGTTCCGGTGCGAACCGGCCAGACCTCGGCCGATGCCGTCGCCGCGTCGCTCGCACTCGCGCAGGCCGCCGACCGGCTCGGCTACGAGCGTTACTGGTTCGCCGAGCACCACAACATGCCGGCCGTGGCCTCGACGACGCCGCCCGTGCTGATCGCGGCGACGGTCGCGCGCACCGAGCGGATCCGCGTGGGCTCGGGCGGCGTGATGCTGCCCAACCACGCGCCGCTCGTCGTCGCCGAGCAGTTCGCGGCCCTCGAGGCCATCGCGCCCGGGCGCATCGACCTCGGCATCGGGCGTGCCCCCGGCAGCGACCCGGTGATCACGCAGCTGCTGCGCATCTCGGGGCCGACGGCCGACGTCGACCGGTTCCCCGACCACGTGTCCGACATCATGAGCCTGCTCTCGCCCGACGGGGCGACGCTGCGGCTCACGAGCGGCCGAGAGTACGCGATCACCGCGACGCCCGCGGCATCCGACGTGCCGACGGTGTGGCTGCTCGGCTCGAGCGACTACTCGGCGAAGCTCGCGGCCGAGCTCGGGCTTCCGTACGTCTTCGCGTACCACTTCTCGGGCGACGGGCTCGAGCGCGCCCTCGAGCTGTACCGCTCCGAGTACCGGCCCAGCGAAGCGCACCCGGAGCCGCGCACGATGCTGCCCGTGAACGCGTCGGTCGCCCCCACCGTCGAGGAGGCGAACGATCGCGCGCTGCCGCATCTGCGGTCGATGGCGCGCCTGCGTTCGAACCGGCCGATGCGCCCGCTCGAGACGATCGAGGAGGCGCTCGCCGCGCCGCGCGACTCGATCGGCGAGGAGCTCATCGCCGGGATGCGCCGGCGCTGGATCATCGGGGATGCCGCCGGCGCGGCGGCCGAGGTGCGTGCGCTCGCCGCGCGAGCCGGCGTCGACGAGGTCATGATCTCGCCGATCGCGGGTGCGCACGACGGCGAGCCGGCGGATGCCGCCCCCGGTCGCGTGCAGACCCTGGCGCTGCTGGCGGGCGAACTCGGCTGA
- a CDS encoding DUF4407 domain-containing protein, whose product MSRLGDRLATFGGARPDVLPLAPGQRPRYLAMGLVLIATAAVSAFAASYALILALAAPAWVAVVAGIVWGLVILAIDRMLVVGMPRQPKASANLLMALPRVGLALVIGVVVATPLTLQVFEREVTAETQVMVLEAKQAFEEELAADPRYAGLDELEQRVAEQRALIADGGRAALAGDADYVAAQAATAAAQAAYDEANRVWLAELDGTGGTGIVGDGPITQSKKLDRDGKLAALEAAKAAEADAKAQAEARIEAGSAAAVDQARQALEADSAELERLTAARDVETARFEAAADQSSGMLARLEALWRIGERNGLLAFAHLMIALLFVCIELMPVLTKTLQNLMAPTAYDDIATITDDTIVAGERERAADRLRRARDESAPRLEVSEYRAELRRESGRRVADAFVAAQEQAELAAVEEWADQRAPFIAARAVREWEQDSDGAPVGQASQRG is encoded by the coding sequence ATGAGCCGGCTCGGAGACAGGCTTGCGACCTTCGGGGGTGCGCGGCCCGACGTGCTGCCGCTGGCCCCCGGCCAGCGCCCGCGATACCTCGCGATGGGGCTCGTGCTCATCGCGACCGCAGCCGTCTCCGCGTTCGCCGCGTCGTATGCGCTGATCCTGGCGCTCGCGGCGCCGGCCTGGGTCGCGGTCGTCGCCGGGATCGTCTGGGGACTCGTGATCCTCGCCATCGACCGGATGCTCGTCGTCGGGATGCCGCGCCAGCCCAAGGCGTCGGCGAACCTGCTCATGGCGCTGCCTCGGGTGGGTCTCGCCCTCGTGATCGGCGTCGTCGTCGCGACCCCGCTCACCCTGCAGGTGTTCGAGCGCGAGGTCACCGCGGAGACCCAGGTCATGGTGCTCGAGGCGAAGCAGGCCTTCGAGGAGGAGCTCGCCGCCGACCCGCGGTACGCCGGACTCGATGAACTCGAGCAGCGCGTGGCCGAGCAGCGCGCCCTCATCGCCGACGGCGGCCGCGCCGCGCTCGCCGGCGACGCCGACTACGTCGCGGCACAGGCGGCGACCGCCGCCGCGCAGGCCGCCTACGACGAGGCGAACCGCGTGTGGCTGGCCGAGCTCGACGGCACGGGCGGCACGGGCATCGTCGGCGACGGGCCGATCACGCAGTCGAAGAAGCTCGACCGCGACGGCAAGCTCGCCGCGCTCGAGGCCGCGAAGGCCGCCGAGGCCGACGCGAAGGCGCAGGCCGAGGCCCGCATCGAGGCCGGCTCGGCCGCCGCGGTCGACCAGGCCCGACAGGCCCTCGAGGCCGACAGTGCGGAACTCGAGCGGCTGACCGCCGCGCGCGATGTCGAGACCGCGCGGTTCGAGGCGGCCGCCGACCAGAGCTCGGGCATGCTCGCACGCCTCGAGGCGCTGTGGCGCATCGGCGAACGCAACGGCCTGCTCGCGTTCGCGCACCTCATGATCGCGCTGCTGTTCGTGTGCATCGAGCTCATGCCCGTGCTCACGAAGACCCTGCAGAACCTCATGGCGCCGACCGCCTACGACGACATCGCGACGATCACCGACGACACGATCGTCGCCGGCGAACGCGAGCGGGCCGCCGATCGACTGCGGCGCGCGCGCGACGAGTCGGCACCGCGGCTCGAGGTCTCCGAGTACCGGGCCGAGCTCAGGCGGGAGTCGGGCCGACGGGTCGCCGACGCGTTCGTCGCCGCGCAGGAGCAGGCCGAGCTCGCCGCGGTCGAGGAGTGGGCCGATCAGCGGGCGCCGTTCATCGCGGCGCGCGCCGTGCGCGAGTGGGAGCAGGACTCCGACGGCGCGCCGGTCGGTCAGGCGTCGCAGCGCGGGTGA
- a CDS encoding transferase → MGIHYVEFEDDSGVLRRYRKHPNGKGLVASNAKVHASAFVDPTAYVDPGAEVQPNANIGPGAWIERDAIVAERAVIGVRAHVGPGAVVGRNAVLGPYVEIGRGARVQNGARVRREEVVEAGAEYRASNDDLRRLGLAA, encoded by the coding sequence GTGGGCATCCACTACGTCGAGTTCGAGGACGACTCAGGCGTGCTGCGCCGATACCGCAAGCACCCCAACGGCAAGGGGCTCGTCGCCTCGAATGCCAAGGTCCACGCGAGCGCGTTCGTCGACCCGACGGCCTACGTCGACCCCGGAGCCGAAGTGCAACCCAATGCCAACATCGGCCCCGGAGCCTGGATCGAGCGCGACGCGATCGTCGCCGAACGGGCCGTCATCGGCGTGCGCGCGCACGTCGGACCCGGCGCCGTCGTCGGGCGCAACGCCGTGCTCGGCCCCTACGTCGAGATCGGCAGGGGCGCGAGGGTGCAGAACGGCGCCCGCGTACGTCGCGAGGAGGTCGTCGAGGCCGGCGCCGAGTACCGTGCGTCGAACGACGACCTGCGCAGGCTCGGCCTGGCGGCGTGA
- a CDS encoding glycosyltransferase encodes MSTYLLCANPIEGHVGPVVAVARDLVFRGHDVTVLTGSRFRARVEAVGASHRPLGGIADYDDRSMHDLLPDRDAHRGIAKLEYDIQTVFIRPIPDQYRAVDEAVSHLRPDAIIAESAFAGVVPLLLDDPAGRPPVVGLGVLPLSQSGPDVAPYGLGLTPSRTRLGRLRNRALNLFVQKVVFRRTQRFASDILRSLDRPEPDFFILDLTAKFDRFLQLSAEEFEYPRERLSRNVRFAGTVLPPAPDAGPLPDWWDELDGTRRVVHVSQGTIDNADFDRLVRPTLDALDGEDLLVVVSTGGRPVSELGELPPNARAAEFLPYDLLFPKLDLFVTNAGYGGVQYALSHGVPLVVAGDTEDKPEVSARVGWTGVGANLRTGTPGARAIGAAVQRVLADRGYSDRATALANAVRDYDAYEIIAEELDRAVAASALLEELPVG; translated from the coding sequence ATGTCCACCTATCTCCTCTGCGCCAACCCCATCGAGGGGCACGTCGGCCCCGTCGTCGCCGTCGCCCGCGACCTCGTCTTCCGAGGCCATGACGTGACCGTCCTCACCGGCTCTCGCTTCCGCGCCCGGGTCGAAGCCGTCGGCGCCTCCCACCGCCCACTCGGCGGCATCGCCGACTACGACGACCGGTCCATGCACGACCTGCTTCCCGACCGCGACGCGCACCGCGGCATCGCCAAGCTGGAGTACGACATCCAGACGGTGTTCATCCGCCCCATCCCCGACCAATACCGCGCCGTCGACGAGGCGGTGTCCCACCTGCGTCCCGACGCGATCATCGCTGAGTCGGCCTTCGCCGGCGTGGTTCCGCTGCTGCTCGACGATCCGGCCGGTCGCCCCCCGGTCGTCGGCCTCGGCGTGCTGCCGCTCAGCCAGTCCGGGCCGGATGTCGCGCCCTACGGACTGGGGCTCACCCCGAGCCGCACCCGGCTCGGCCGCCTTCGCAATCGCGCACTGAACCTGTTCGTGCAGAAGGTCGTGTTCCGGCGCACCCAGCGGTTCGCGAGCGACATCCTGCGCTCGCTCGACCGGCCCGAGCCCGACTTCTTCATCCTCGACCTCACGGCGAAGTTCGACCGGTTCCTGCAACTGTCGGCCGAGGAGTTCGAGTACCCGCGCGAGCGGCTCTCCCGCAACGTCCGCTTCGCCGGCACGGTGCTGCCGCCGGCGCCCGATGCCGGCCCCCTGCCCGACTGGTGGGACGAACTCGACGGCACCCGCCGGGTCGTCCACGTGAGCCAGGGCACGATCGACAACGCGGACTTCGACCGACTCGTACGCCCGACCCTCGACGCCCTCGACGGCGAGGACCTGCTGGTCGTCGTCTCGACGGGCGGACGCCCGGTCTCGGAGCTCGGCGAGCTGCCGCCGAACGCTCGGGCCGCCGAGTTCCTCCCGTACGACCTGCTCTTCCCGAAGCTGGACCTGTTCGTGACGAACGCGGGCTACGGCGGTGTGCAGTACGCGCTGAGCCACGGCGTGCCGCTGGTCGTCGCGGGCGACACCGAGGACAAGCCCGAGGTGTCGGCGCGCGTCGGTTGGACGGGGGTGGGTGCGAACCTGCGCACGGGCACCCCGGGGGCACGTGCCATCGGGGCGGCGGTCCAGCGCGTGCTCGCCGATCGCGGCTACAGCGACCGCGCGACCGCGCTCGCGAACGCCGTCCGCGACTACGACGCGTACGAGATCATCGCCGAGGAGCTCGACCGGGCGGTCGCCGCGTCGGCCCTCCTCGAGGAGCTCCCCGTCGGCTGA
- a CDS encoding ABC transporter ATP-binding protein yields the protein MTSAPADESATGTTPGPAPIATPSPASGPTNGAPLLALDRVGIRHDGAGAPTPDGVSLEVRAGEVVLLLGPSGCGKSTLALALDGLIPHAVPAEIEGTVRIAGLDSREHPVGVLSAHVAMVFQDPDAQVVTGTLLDEVAFGPENQLVPVAEVLERSERALRHVGLWERRHENPDRLSGGGRQRLAIACALAMASPVLVLDEPTANLDPVGIDEVYGVLRELASERDHAIVLVEHNLDAAVDVVDRVVVLDRQGRLVMDGPVREVLRERAHELLELGVWLPVSTLAALRMREAGVVLDPLPVSPAELAAALDATKLPAPARPASRATGGDSHDGRSNSPGEASRGAEHLPSAVPAPPAIRVANLSVRRGGRRGPVVVHDVDLEVARGDFLAIVGTNGAGKTSLLQAIAGVIPAAGGSIDVLGLDPSRADARDRSRRIGFVFQNPEHQFVASSVVEELEVGLRVQGVDEADREPIVERMLRRFGLEHLREQHPFLLSGGQKRRLSVGTALIAGAPVLALDEPTFGQDRERAAELLGMLRELNDEGTTVIVVTHDLQLVADYATHTAVMADGRLTGVGPTAEVLAGPLIDEAGLRHPPLAQATRALRNHPDWHGVARLSQLPAPSEVGA from the coding sequence ATGACCTCCGCACCCGCCGACGAGTCCGCGACCGGCACCACGCCCGGCCCGGCGCCCATCGCCACGCCGAGCCCGGCGTCGGGCCCGACGAACGGCGCGCCGCTGCTGGCGCTCGACCGCGTCGGCATCCGGCACGACGGCGCGGGCGCTCCGACGCCCGACGGGGTCTCGCTGGAGGTGCGCGCCGGCGAGGTCGTGCTGCTGCTCGGCCCGTCGGGCTGCGGCAAGTCGACCCTCGCGCTCGCGCTCGACGGCCTGATCCCGCACGCGGTCCCCGCCGAGATCGAGGGCACGGTGCGCATCGCCGGACTCGACAGCCGCGAGCACCCCGTGGGCGTGCTGAGCGCGCACGTCGCGATGGTCTTCCAGGATCCCGACGCGCAGGTCGTCACGGGCACCCTGCTCGACGAGGTCGCGTTCGGCCCCGAGAACCAGCTGGTGCCGGTCGCCGAGGTGCTCGAGCGCTCCGAGCGCGCGCTGCGTCACGTCGGGCTCTGGGAGCGGCGGCACGAGAACCCCGACCGGCTCTCGGGCGGAGGCCGTCAGCGGCTCGCGATCGCGTGCGCGCTCGCGATGGCGTCACCCGTACTCGTGCTGGACGAGCCGACCGCGAACCTCGATCCCGTCGGCATCGACGAGGTGTACGGGGTGCTCCGCGAGCTCGCGAGCGAACGCGACCACGCGATCGTGCTCGTCGAGCACAACCTCGACGCCGCGGTCGACGTGGTCGACCGGGTGGTGGTGCTCGACCGGCAGGGCCGGCTCGTCATGGACGGCCCGGTGCGCGAGGTGCTTCGCGAGCGGGCGCACGAGCTGCTGGAGCTCGGCGTCTGGCTGCCGGTCTCGACGCTCGCGGCACTCCGCATGCGCGAGGCCGGGGTCGTGCTCGACCCGCTGCCCGTCTCGCCCGCCGAGCTCGCCGCAGCCCTCGACGCGACGAAGCTCCCCGCGCCCGCACGGCCCGCGTCCCGCGCGACGGGAGGCGATTCGCACGACGGGAGGTCGAATTCGCCGGGGGAGGCCTCCCGAGGCGCAGAACACCTCCCGTCCGCCGTCCCCGCACCCCCCGCCATCCGCGTGGCCAACCTGTCGGTGCGACGCGGCGGCAGGCGCGGACCGGTCGTCGTGCACGACGTCGACCTCGAGGTGGCGCGCGGCGACTTCCTCGCGATCGTCGGCACGAACGGCGCCGGCAAGACGAGCCTGCTCCAGGCGATCGCGGGCGTGATCCCGGCCGCGGGCGGCTCGATCGACGTGCTCGGCCTCGATCCGAGCCGGGCGGATGCCCGCGACCGCAGCCGCCGCATCGGCTTCGTGTTCCAGAATCCCGAGCACCAGTTCGTCGCCTCGAGCGTCGTGGAGGAGCTCGAGGTGGGCCTGCGGGTGCAGGGTGTCGACGAGGCCGATCGCGAGCCGATCGTCGAGCGGATGCTGCGCCGGTTCGGCCTCGAGCACCTGCGCGAGCAGCATCCGTTCCTCCTGTCGGGTGGGCAGAAGCGGCGACTCTCGGTCGGCACCGCCCTCATCGCCGGCGCCCCGGTGCTCGCGCTCGACGAGCCCACGTTCGGGCAGGACCGTGAGCGCGCGGCCGAGCTCCTCGGCATGCTCCGCGAGCTCAACGACGAGGGCACCACGGTGATCGTGGTCACGCACGACCTGCAGCTCGTCGCCGACTACGCGACCCACACGGCGGTGATGGCCGACGGACGGCTCACGGGCGTCGGCCCGACCGCCGAGGTGCTCGCCGGTCCGCTGATCGACGAGGCGGGGCTGCGGCATCCGCCCCTCGCTCAGGCGACCCGCGCCCTGCGCAACCATCCCGACTGGCACGGCGTCGCGCGACTGTCGCAGCTGCCCGCACCATCGGAGGTCGGGGCATGA
- a CDS encoding energy-coupling factor transporter transmembrane protein EcfT: protein MTAAPGATATTADATAAETHEIDPYAEQAPPPGRFLYLLNPLAKLLAPLPVMLALVFTRGVLIPTVLIVATMLLLFIGAKLSGRVITGLLVGTPLMVAVLGISFGIWTDPARVDQTSDAASVVLLEIGDWRFTLAAYLVGLATALRIAALVLLSLLAGLTSTGPQLVRAMVQNLRVPYRIGYTALAALRFVPRFGYELEVIRAAHRVRGTDHGRGPVAWVRRTIGLAIPLLASAIRHAERVALAMDARAFGAHRARTERTISRWRVRDTVFVLVFWAVVAAVYWWGLSAGATVTDLMETL from the coding sequence ATGACCGCCGCGCCGGGCGCGACCGCGACGACCGCCGACGCCACCGCGGCGGAGACGCACGAGATCGACCCCTACGCCGAACAGGCCCCGCCGCCGGGCCGGTTCCTCTACCTGCTGAACCCGTTGGCGAAGCTGCTCGCACCGCTGCCCGTGATGCTGGCCCTGGTGTTCACGCGCGGCGTGCTGATCCCGACGGTGCTGATCGTCGCGACCATGCTGCTGCTGTTCATCGGCGCGAAGCTCTCGGGCCGGGTGATCACCGGACTGCTCGTCGGCACGCCGCTGATGGTCGCCGTGCTCGGCATCAGCTTCGGCATCTGGACCGATCCCGCCCGCGTCGACCAGACGAGCGATGCGGCATCCGTGGTGCTCCTCGAGATCGGCGATTGGCGGTTCACCCTGGCCGCCTACCTGGTCGGCCTCGCGACCGCGCTGCGGATCGCCGCACTCGTGCTGCTGTCGCTCCTCGCGGGGCTCACGAGCACGGGCCCGCAGCTCGTGCGGGCGATGGTGCAGAACCTGCGGGTGCCGTACCGCATCGGCTACACGGCGCTCGCGGCACTGCGGTTCGTGCCGAGGTTCGGCTACGAACTCGAGGTGATCCGCGCGGCCCACCGGGTGCGCGGCACCGACCACGGGCGCGGCCCGGTCGCGTGGGTGCGCCGGACGATCGGGCTCGCGATCCCGCTGCTGGCGAGCGCGATCCGCCACGCCGAGCGCGTCGCCCTGGCGATGGATGCCCGCGCCTTCGGCGCGCACCGCGCCCGCACCGAACGCACGATCAGTCGTTGGCGCGTGCGCGACACCGTGTTCGTCCTCGTGTTCTGGGCGGTCGTGGCCGCCGTCTACTGGTGGGGCCTCAGCGCCGGCGCCACCGTCACCGACCTCATGGAGACCCTGTGA
- a CDS encoding ECF transporter S component → MTDETRTAPRTPRTTRTSTRFLLAVAAIGVAGGLLNIGNAYFFNVVAVAMPALAGLGTGVYTLPVVVAQAATRRAGAAVLASLIAGLTQAPFVPGGIGSVASYLIIGVLIEAVFAIARYRVWRPWLHYVATLVVVVFYSVFWGAYWNLPSLALPMQIAIPGVLLVTQLAFTWLGLVIAGRLARTGVLRGLRRDTAATPAAPNAPEAPEGTPDGQVAQ, encoded by the coding sequence GTGACCGACGAGACCCGCACCGCTCCGCGAACACCGCGCACCACGCGCACCAGCACGCGATTCCTGCTCGCGGTCGCGGCGATCGGCGTCGCGGGCGGACTGCTCAACATCGGCAACGCATACTTCTTCAACGTCGTCGCGGTCGCGATGCCCGCGCTGGCGGGCCTCGGCACGGGCGTCTACACGCTGCCGGTCGTCGTCGCGCAGGCCGCGACCCGGCGGGCCGGCGCCGCGGTCCTCGCGTCGCTCATCGCCGGGCTCACCCAGGCGCCGTTCGTGCCCGGCGGCATCGGCAGCGTCGCGTCGTACCTCATCATCGGCGTGCTCATCGAGGCCGTGTTCGCGATCGCGCGCTACCGCGTGTGGCGACCGTGGCTGCACTACGTCGCGACACTCGTCGTGGTGGTCTTCTACAGCGTGTTCTGGGGCGCGTACTGGAACCTGCCCTCGCTCGCGCTGCCGATGCAGATCGCCATCCCCGGGGTGCTCCTCGTCACGCAGCTCGCCTTCACCTGGCTGGGCCTGGTGATCGCCGGCCGGCTCGCCCGCACCGGCGTGCTTCGCGGGCTGCGGCGCGACACCGCAGCGACACCGGCAGCACCGAACGCACCCGAAGCACCCGAAGGGACCCCCGATGGCCAAGTCGCACAGTGA
- a CDS encoding siderophore-interacting protein, with protein MAKSHSEPLKPERTVPLHLEVLRRERISPSFVRVTVGGGQVDRFAFRGADQWFRLFLPPAGTELRLPDRDGWGGYARLLAMPRAIRPVMRNYTVRAFRPAGAPGATSGAELDIDFVLHENAAGDLEGIAATWAATCEPGDALGLLDEGVGFDASISARRFLIAGDETALPAVAGVCESLPSDASGVAFIEVPDAADVQEFAHPAGVEVRWLVRGHDDRPGSLAYRAATEVAIDRPGEWAGYAAGEQALAAGIRRLLVAKGVDKQAISFCGYWRLPKDAPAIDAPVDVAA; from the coding sequence ATGGCCAAGTCGCACAGTGAGCCCCTGAAGCCCGAACGCACGGTGCCGCTGCACCTCGAGGTGCTGCGGCGCGAGCGGATCAGCCCGTCGTTCGTGCGCGTCACCGTCGGCGGCGGACAGGTCGACCGGTTCGCGTTCCGCGGCGCCGACCAGTGGTTCCGGCTGTTCCTGCCGCCGGCGGGAACCGAGCTGCGCCTTCCCGACCGCGACGGATGGGGCGGCTACGCGCGCCTGCTCGCGATGCCGAGGGCGATCCGCCCGGTGATGCGCAACTACACGGTGCGGGCGTTCCGACCGGCAGGCGCCCCGGGCGCGACCAGCGGCGCCGAGCTCGACATCGACTTCGTGCTGCACGAGAACGCCGCCGGCGACCTCGAGGGCATCGCGGCGACGTGGGCCGCGACGTGCGAGCCGGGCGACGCGCTCGGCCTGCTCGACGAGGGCGTCGGGTTCGACGCCTCGATTTCAGCCCGGCGGTTCCTGATCGCGGGCGACGAGACCGCGCTGCCGGCCGTCGCCGGCGTGTGCGAGTCGCTCCCGTCGGATGCCTCGGGCGTCGCGTTCATCGAGGTGCCGGATGCCGCGGACGTCCAGGAGTTCGCGCACCCGGCCGGCGTCGAGGTCCGCTGGCTCGTCCGCGGACACGACGATCGGCCCGGATCGCTCGCCTACCGGGCCGCGACCGAGGTCGCGATCGATCGCCCCGGGGAGTGGGCGGGATACGCCGCCGGCGAGCAGGCGCTCGCGGCGGGCATCCGCCGACTGCTCGTCGCGAAGGGGGTCGACAAGCAGGCGATCTCGTTCTGCGGCTACTGGCGGCTGCCGAAGGATGCCCCCGCGATCGACGCACCCGTCGACGTCGCGGCCTGA
- a CDS encoding FKBP-type peptidyl-prolyl cis-trans isomerase translates to MNRAMRRGAPIALAVTSALVLAGCASSPEGAEPTATEAATAECQDLSSGDLSDGVQVEGEFGTAAPVATFTTPVETDELQRTILIEGDGETTAPGDVVDVVISMYSSVTGEQLVSQPAQLGVGDEATLPGFTAAIDCVPIGTRTVTVAPAADVYGEQGNETIGVGPNEAVVIVADVTGEVQPLTPAEWTENVPEITFNDDAAPTVVIPDAPASTELELAVLEEGDGAEVQAGDTVTLNYEGIDWDTKETFDSSYERGEPASFSTDGVIQGFGAALVGQKVGTKLVVTIPPEYGYGTDPAAHELGGKTLVFVVEILDTASAG, encoded by the coding sequence ATGAATCGCGCCATGCGCCGCGGTGCGCCCATCGCGCTCGCCGTCACCTCCGCCCTGGTCCTCGCCGGATGCGCCTCGTCGCCCGAAGGGGCCGAGCCGACCGCGACCGAGGCGGCCACCGCCGAGTGCCAGGACCTCTCGTCCGGCGACCTCTCCGACGGCGTGCAGGTCGAGGGCGAGTTCGGCACGGCGGCACCGGTCGCGACCTTCACCACGCCGGTCGAGACCGACGAGCTCCAGCGCACGATCCTCATCGAGGGCGACGGCGAGACCACGGCGCCCGGCGACGTCGTCGACGTCGTGATCAGCATGTACTCGTCGGTCACCGGCGAGCAGCTCGTCTCGCAGCCCGCGCAGCTCGGCGTCGGCGACGAGGCGACGCTCCCCGGATTCACCGCCGCGATCGACTGCGTGCCGATCGGGACCCGCACCGTGACCGTCGCGCCGGCCGCCGACGTCTACGGCGAACAGGGCAACGAGACCATCGGCGTCGGCCCGAACGAGGCGGTCGTCATCGTCGCCGACGTCACCGGCGAGGTGCAGCCGCTCACCCCGGCCGAGTGGACCGAGAACGTCCCCGAGATCACCTTCAACGACGACGCGGCACCGACCGTGGTCATCCCCGACGCGCCGGCGTCGACGGAACTCGAACTGGCCGTCCTCGAGGAGGGCGATGGCGCCGAGGTGCAGGCCGGCGACACGGTCACGCTCAACTACGAGGGCATCGACTGGGATACCAAGGAGACCTTCGACAGCTCGTACGAGCGCGGCGAGCCCGCGAGCTTCTCGACCGACGGCGTGATCCAGGGCTTCGGCGCCGCGCTCGTCGGCCAGAAGGTCGGCACGAAGCTCGTCGTCACGATCCCGCCGGAGTACGGCTACGGCACCGACCCGGCCGCGCACGAGCTCGGCGGCAAGACGCTCGTCTTCGTCGTCGAGATCCTCGACACGGCGTCTGCGGGCTAA
- a CDS encoding class I SAM-dependent methyltransferase, with protein MGEAILGDDRMRHFVHDSDRFAALDAEIWEPISLATVLRSAPQVGELVLDACCGSGASAVPTAELVGIEGLVDAVDLAEPMLGHARSRADAFGAADGLLPQLRFHADDASTWETVGYDLVQCVLGVFFFDDVDAGARHLASRARPGGRLVLTIWAPSAFDEFEQALYAAVEAEGGEAGAAAVDRHRSHRAARKVPDSAGGLAHWMHTIGLVDVRGEEVPRHVDLDDDLAWRIVLGTSRSRVIADLDDETRERVRVRLLDTLATRGIDRVDLTVLIGVGHRPAEDAPADEPARETAVAVAEPATDVAIAIAEPDAEVATTETDAAAAPRADSESESGPDSEGEPGPDLDPEASAPVEPDAKAAKKEKKAKRKEERKRRRERDEDEAETETEVEDEAEDEAAPETT; from the coding sequence ATGGGGGAAGCAATACTCGGCGACGACCGGATGCGGCACTTCGTGCACGATTCCGACCGGTTCGCCGCACTCGACGCCGAGATCTGGGAGCCGATCTCACTCGCGACCGTCCTGCGCTCAGCGCCGCAGGTCGGGGAACTCGTGCTCGACGCGTGCTGCGGCAGCGGTGCGTCGGCCGTGCCGACCGCTGAACTGGTCGGAATCGAAGGGCTGGTCGACGCCGTCGATCTCGCCGAGCCGATGCTCGGGCACGCGAGGTCGCGCGCCGACGCGTTCGGAGCGGCCGACGGGCTGCTGCCGCAACTCCGGTTCCACGCCGACGACGCGAGCACGTGGGAGACGGTCGGCTACGACCTCGTGCAGTGCGTGCTCGGGGTGTTCTTCTTCGACGACGTCGACGCGGGGGCGCGCCATCTCGCGTCGCGAGCGAGGCCCGGCGGGCGCCTCGTGCTCACGATCTGGGCGCCGAGCGCGTTCGACGAGTTCGAGCAGGCCCTGTACGCCGCCGTCGAGGCGGAGGGCGGCGAAGCCGGCGCCGCCGCCGTCGACCGGCACCGATCGCACCGGGCCGCCCGGAAGGTGCCCGACAGTGCAGGCGGCCTCGCGCACTGGATGCACACGATCGGACTCGTCGACGTGCGGGGCGAGGAGGTTCCGCGGCACGTCGACCTCGACGACGACCTCGCGTGGCGGATCGTGCTCGGCACGAGCCGGTCGCGGGTCATCGCCGACCTCGATGACGAGACACGCGAACGGGTCCGCGTGCGACTCCTCGACACGCTCGCGACGCGCGGGATCGATCGCGTCGACCTCACCGTCCTGATCGGCGTCGGTCATCGGCCGGCCGAGGATGCCCCGGCGGACGAGCCCGCGAGGGAGACCGCGGTCGCGGTCGCCGAGCCGGCGACGGACGTCGCCATCGCGATCGCGGAACCCGACGCGGAGGTGGCGACCACCGAGACGGATGCCGCAGCCGCGCCCCGGGCCGATTCCGAGAGCGAGTCCGGACCCGACTCCGAGGGCGAGCCCGGACCCGACCTCGACCCCGAGGCATCCGCCCCGGTCGAGCCGGACGCGAAGGCGGCGAAGAAGGAGAAGAAGGCGAAGCGGAAGGAGGAGCGCAAGCGCCGCCGCGAGCGCGACGAGGACGAGGCCGAGACCGAGACCGAAGTCGAGGACGAGGCCGAAGACGAGGCAGCGCCCGAGACGACGTGA